The following is a genomic window from Janibacter sp. DB-40.
AGCGCATGTGGCGTCCGGGATCCTCCTGGAGCTACATGGAGGACCGGGGCTCGACCACGGCCAACCACTACGACCACGTGCACGTCTCCGTGAACTGACCCCCGCCTCCCGCAGGCGCGGAAATCGAGGGTGGACGTGGTAATTACCGCGTCCGCCCTCGATTTCTGCGTCCAGACCGGATCGGGCCGTGCTCAGCCCGCGGTCCGGTCACGCTGGTCCTTGACCGCGAAGGCCAGGGCCACGAGCACGACCAGCCCGATGAGGCCGAAGCCGACCACGAACGCGACCGACCAGCTGCCGCTCACGCCGAGCGCGGCGAAGGCGGCCGAGGTGATGACGGCGATGCCGATCGAGGTGCCGATGCGCTGCCCGGTCTGCATCACCGCGCCCGAGCTGCCGGCGTAGTCGAGGGGCACGTCGGCCAGCGTGAGCGTCTGGTTGGGACTGATCACGGCACCCTGGGCCACGCCGATGAAGGCGAGGCTGAGCACGAGCCACCACTCGCTGGCCAGCCCCTGCGCCCGCAGCAGCACGACCGCGATGCTCAGCGCCAGCCCGGCCAGGGCGAAGAGCAGCCCGCCGATGACGACCTTGCGTCCGTAGCGGATGACGCGGCTGCCGGCCCAGTGCGCGGCCACGGCCGAGATGAACGCGGACGGGACGCCGACGAGGCCGGCCTGCAGCGCGCTCCTGCCGGCGCCCTCCTGGAGGTACATGGCCACGAGCACCCAGATGCTCGTCATGCCCAGGAAGTAGAGCATGACGATGATGCTGCCGTTGGTGAAGCTGCGGATCCCGAAGATGTCGAGGTTGACCATCGGGCTGCGGCCGGTCGCGCGGTAGTGCTGCTCCCACTTCACCCAGACCCACGCGAGGAGGACCCCGACGGGCAGGAGCAGCCACAGCCACCCGGAGGAGCGGCCCTCGACGAAGGGGAACATCGTCGCGAGCACGGCCAGGCCGAGCAGGAGCGAGCCGACCGGGTCGAGCGAGCGCGACGCCTTCGGGGCGCCCGGGTCGGTGGCTGCCGGTACACGCCGCAGGAGGGGGCGGGGGAACCAGCGCAGCGCGAGCGCCAGGCAGAGCAACCCCACCGGCACGTTGACGAGGAAGGTCAGGCGCCACCCGATCTCGGGGCCACCGAGCTGGATGAGCAGTCCTCCGAGCACTGGCCCGATCCCCACGGCGACGCCGACGACGCTGCCGAAGTACCCGAAGGCCCTGCCCCGCTCGGCGCCGCGGAAGTACTGCTGGATCATGCCGACGCCCTGCGGGTTGACCAGGCCGGAGCCGACGCCCTGGACGAAGCGGGCCGCGTTGAGCGCATCGGCGTTGGGTGCCAGGCCGGCGGCGACCGACGCGAGGGTGAAGACGCCGACCCCGAGGACGAACAGGCCCCCGCGCCCCATGAGGTCGCCCGCGCGCCCGGCGGCGACGAGGACGACGCCGAAGGTCAGGGCGTAGCCGGCGAGCACCCACTGGGCGTCCGAGTCGCTGGCGTCGAGGCCCTCCTGGATCGAGGGGAGGGCGACGTTGACGATGCTCACGCCGACGAGGGACATGAAGATCGCGACCAGGAGCACCCACAGCACGCGCCAGCGGTGGGCGTCCGAGATCACGTCACGGGGGTCATCGACCGCCTCGGCCTGACCCGCCACCCGTGACCTCCCTCAGCTCGATTCGTGCATCCTGCAGACAAACGCCGGGGCATCTCCGGACATTCCCGCGGGCCGTCGGACGAAGGGGGTGGGTCACCGGTAGTCGGGCAGCAACCCCGTCGGTTGGTCGTGCCACCCGAGGTCGCGGATGAGCCCCCAACAGTCGGGGCGCGAGCCGTCGACGTCGGTCACGCCGTACGCGTCGGACAGCTGCCGGGCGGTCAGCACCGCTCCGTGGTGGCGGGCAGCATCGGCATCGGCCGCGAGGGCCGCCACGCCCCGCGCGACGTAGGTGGGCGTCTCCGAGGCGCCGAAGCCGGGCACCCGCTCGGCGGCCTCGGCCCAGGTCTCCTCGGTGACGCCGAACGCCTCGAGCATCGCCTCGGAGCGCAACCAGCCGGGCGTGACGCCCACGACCGTGACCGGCTGCTCGGCCAGCTCGGCCGACAGGCTCGTGACGAGCCGGTCGATGCACCCCTTGACGTAGTCGTAGTAGAAACCGACGCCCTGCCGGTACTCCCGGTTGACCTCGCTCGGCCCGTCGGTCATCTCCACGAGGAGGCCGCCGCCGGACTCCAGCACCAGGGGCAGGGCGAGGGCGCTGGTGATGACGTGGGTGTCGATGCCCATCCGCAGCATGCGCAGGCCGCCCTCGAGGTCGTGCTCCCACAGCGGCGTGCCGAACTGCGCGTACCGGTCGCCGCCGAAGATGTCGTTGACGAGGACGTCGAGCCGGCCGTGGCGCTCGCGGATGCGCTCGACGAGCGCGCGCACCTCCTCCGGCCGGGTGTGGTCCACCCGCTCGGCGACGCCGTCGCCACCCGCCTCGCGCACCAGGTCGAGGGTGTCCTCGATGGTCTCGGGGCGCTCGATCTCGGAGGCCCCGGACGTGCGGCTGCTGCGGCCGCTCGCGTGGACGAAGGCCCCCGCACGGGCGAGCTCGACGGCCAGGGCCCGCCCGGCCCCACGGGTCGCTCCGGCGACGAGGGCGACGGATCCGGACAGCGGTGTCTCAGCCATCCCCTCAGTCTCGCGGCTCGCGGTCGAGACCGCCATGGGGCGCGACCATCTCGCCGCGCACCCCGAGCAGACGGATCGGGCGGGGGTCCTCCAGCGCCCGCAGCAGGTCGAGGGCGGTGCCCGCGATGGTGTCCGCGTCGAAGGTGGGCTCGCCCAGCTTTCGCACCCGCACCACCGTGAAGAACGGCGCGAAGCGCACCTTGAGGTGCACGCGGGAGCAGGCCCTCCCTTCGCCCCGCAGGTCGGTGGCCACCTGCGCCGCGAGCGCCCGGACGGCCCTCTCGATCGCGGCCGGCTCGGTCAGGTCCTGCTGGAAGGTCGTCTCGTGCCCGTGCGCCCTGGCCACGTGCGGGGTGTCGTCGACGACGGCGCTGCCCTCGCCGCGCCCCAGGAGACCGATGTGCGGGCCGGTGCGGGGCCCGAACTCCTCGACCAGCACCTGCGTGGGCGCCGCGGCCAGGTCGGCCACGGTCTCGATGCCCAGCCCGGACAGCCGGGCCCCGATCCGCGGTCCCACGCCCCACAGGGCGGTGGTCGGACGCTCGCCCATGACCTCCAGCCAGGTGCGACGGGTCAGCCGGTACACCCCGCCGGGCTTGCCGAACCCGGTGGCGACCTTCGCCCGGACCTTCGTGTCCCCGATGCCCACCGAGCAGTGCAGACCCGTCGCCTCGTGCACCGCCGCCCGGATGGCGTGGGCGCTGCCCTCGGGGTCCTCGGTGTCGACCCCGACGAAGGCCTCGTCCCACCCGAGGACCTCCACCACCGCACCGGGGAAGGCTCTCAGCGTGCCCATCACCTGCGCGGAGGCCGCCTCGTAGACGGGGAAGTCCACCGAGAGGAAGACCGCGTCCGGGGCCTTGCGAACGGCGATCTTCAGCGGCATGCCCGACCGCACGCCGAGCTCCCGCGCCGCGTAGGACGCCGTGGAGACGACGGCGCGCTCGCTCGGGTCACCCCGACCGCCGACGACGACGGGTCGGCCCGCGAGCTCGGGGTGGCGCAGCACCTCGACCGCCGCGAGGAACTCGTCCATGTCGACGTGCAGCACCCAGCCGGTCATGGACCCATCATCGCGCCCGGTCGGGGAGCGGTCCGCCCATGCGTGCGGGGGGAATATCCCCCTTCGCGCATCCGTAGACTCTTGGTGATGACCACCTATCTCGACCACGCGGCGACCACGCCGATGCTCCCGGCTGCCCGGGCGGCGATGGTCGAGCAGCTGGCGATCACCGGCAACGCCTCGAGCCTGCACGGTCCCGGCCGGGACGCGCGGCGCACCGTCGAGGAGTCGCGCGAGCAGATCGCGGCGGCCCTGGGCGCCCGCCCGAGCGAGATCGTCTTCACCTCCGGTGGCACCGAGGCGGACAACCTCGCGATCACCGGCAGCTTCCGCTCCGCCCGTGCGGCCGACGCCCGGCGCACGCGCATCGTCGCCAGTGCCGTCGAGCACCACGCCGTCCTCGACCCCATCGACCACGCGGTGGAGCACGAGGGCGCGCAGGCGACCTTCGTCGTCCCGGGGGAGTGCGGGACCGTCCAGCCGAGCGCCGTGCGCGAGGCGATCGAGACCGACCCCACCGACGTCGCCGCCGTGTCGGTGATGTGGGCGAACAACGAGGTCGGCACCGTCCAGGACGTCGCCGCGATGGCAGAGATCGCCCACGAGCACGGGCTGGCCTTCCACACCGACGCCGTGCAGGCCGCCGGGCACCTGCCCGTGGACTTCGCGGCCAGCGGCGTCGACCTGATGAGCGTCAGCGCGCACAAGCTCGGCGGTCCGATCGGCATCGGCGCCCTCGTCGCGAGGCGCGATGCCCGCCTCATCGCCCTCAGCCACGGCGGCGGGCAGGAGCGCGGCATCCGCTCGGGCACCCTGGACGTCGCCTCGATCCGCGCCTTCGCCGTGGCCCTGACCGAGTCGGTGGAGCGAAGGGAGGAGGAGGCCGCGCGCATCGGTGGCCTCCGCGACCGATTCCTGACCGGGACGCAGCAGCTCGACCTCGGCATCCGCGTCACCGGTTGCTGGAAGGTCGGGGACGTGACCACCCGCCTGCCCGGCAACGCCCACATCACCATCCCCGGGTGCGAGGGCGACTCGATGCTCTACCTGCTGGACGCGGCCGGCGTCGCGGTCTCGACCGGGTCGGCCTGCCAGGCCGGGATCCCGCAGCCCTCCCACGTCGTCCTCGCGATGGGGCGCTCGGAGGGGGAGGCACGCGGCTCCCTCCGCGTCTCCTTCGGCGCGACCTCGACCGAGGCCGATGTCGAGAGGGTCCTCGCCGCCCTGCCCGAGGCCGTCGACCGTGCCCGACGGGCGAGCGGAGCGGCCTGAGATGCGTGTCGTCGCCGCGATGAGCGGCGGGGTCGACTCCGCCGTCGCCGCCTCCCGGATGATCGAGGCGGGCCACGACGTCGTCGGTGTGCACCTCGCCCTGGCCAAGGACGCCAAGACGCTGCGCGAGGGGGCCCGCGGGTGCTGCACGATCGAGGACGCCGGTGATGCCCGCCGCGTCGCCGACCGGCTCGGCATCCCCTTCTACGTGTGGGACATGGCCACCCCCTTCGACCGGGACGTCGTCGAGGACTTCGTCGCCGAGTACGAGGCCGGCCGCACCCCCAACCCCTGCCTGCGCTGCAACGAGAAGATCAAGTTCGCCGCCCTGCTCGACAAGGCGCTGGCGCTCGGCTTCGACGCCGTCGCGACCGGGCACTACGCGCAGATCGTCGACGGGCCGCACGGTCGCGAGCTGCACCGCGCCGTCGACGACGCGAAGGACCAGTCGTACGTGCTCGGGGTGCTGGACGAGGAGCAGCTGGCCCGCGCGTTCTTCCCGCTCGGCGACACGACCAAGCCGGACATCCGCGCCGAGGCCGCCGAGCGCGGCTTTGCCGTGGCCAAGAAGCCCGACAGCCACGACATCTGCTTCATCTCCGACGGTGACACCCGCGGCTGGCTGACGCAGCGCCTCGGGGAGCGCGAGGGCGAGATCGTCGACGAGGGCTCCGGCGAGGTCGTCGGCGAGCACCGCGGTGCGTACGGCTTCACCGTCGGGCAGCGGCGCGGGCTCGGCCTCGACCGCTCCGGCCTGGACGGGCAGCCGCGCTACGTCACCCGGGTCGAGGCGGAGTCCAACCGCGTCTTCATCGGCACCGCCGACCTCCTCGGCACCGACCTGATCGAGGCCGACCACGTGCGCTGGTGCGGCCCGGCGGCCTCCGGCAGCCATCGGCTCGGCGCCCAGATCCGCGCGCACGGCGAGGAGATCCCGGCGCTCGCCGAGGTCGTCGACGGCGAGGGCGGTGCCCGGCTGCTGGTCCGCCTGGACACCGCCGTCCGCGGCGCCGCCCCCGGCCAGTCGATCGTGCTCTACGACGGCACCCGCGTCGTCGGGTCGGGGACGATCGCCCGGGCCTCCCGTTCCGCGTCGCCCGCGGGTGGAGGTGAGCTCGCCGACGAATCGCCGGCGCCTGCCCGTTCATCCAGCGGTCGCGCGGCGGGCGAGGCATGACACTCGCCTCCGGCGTCGGCTCGTGGCCGGGGGAGCGCCCCCGCGAGGCCACCGTCGCCGTCCGCGACCTCCTCGGTGACGGCATCCCGCACCTGCCCGAGCTGCCCGCACGCGGACCCGGCGCCGACATCATCGGCCGGGGAGCCGCGCTGCTCACCGACCTGCACGTCGAGACACAGCCCTACGGGTGGCGCTTCACCGACCGCTCCGGCCGGGACGAAGGGAGGGCCCGCGCCCTCCTGCGCGAGGACCTCGACGAGCTCGCAGAGGCCTACGACGGCTGGACCGGGCCGCTGAAGCTGCAGGTCGCCGGCCCGTGGACCCTCGGTGCGAGCATCGAGCTGCCGCGGGGTGAGCGGGCCGTCCACGACCCCGGAGCCCGGCGCGACATCGCGGGCGCCCTCGCGGAGGGGGTGCGCCAGCACGTCGCCGACGTCGAGCGACTGGTGCCCGGGGCCGCGGTGATCGTCCAGGTCGACGAGCCCGGCCTGCCGGCCGTGCTCGAGGGCCGCCTCCCGACGCAGTCCGGCTACGGACGCCTGCGGGCCGTCGATCGCGGCGAGGTGCGTGACGGCCTCCGCACGGTCCTCGGGGCGCTGGAGGGGCACACGACCCTCGTGCACTGCTGCAGCGGTGACGTGCCGGTGACCCTGCTGCGCGAGACCGGCGCCGACGGGATCTCCCTGGACACCTCCCTCGTCGACGGCCCCCGGTGGGAGCAGCTCGCCGAGGCCGTCGAGGCCGGGGTCACCCTCTGGGCGGGAGCCGTCCCCACCTCGGGCGGGACCGACTGGCGCACGGCCCGCGACCGGCTCGTCGCCGCCTGGCACCGCATCGGCCTGCCCGATGCCGCCCTCGGTGACCTCGTGGTCACGCCCGCGTGCGGACTGGCCGGGGGACCCCCCTTCGAGCAGGTGGGGACGCAGTCGGCGGTGGACGCCCTGCGCACCACCCGGGACCTCGCCACGGCCCTGAGCGACGTCGCCGCCGGCTGACGGCACCCCGGATACGAACTACTGCAGGCAGCAGCACGTATCGCGCGCAGTAGTTCGAGCTGCGGCTGACGATACGAAGTACTGATTGCAGCACTTCGCGGCGGCGCGGATCGGTGCGGCCGTCGTGTGGCGCTTGTCACTTCGTGCCACATGCACCAGTGTTGACCGCACAGGAGCAACCCGGCACAACGTCGTGCGAAGGAAGTGCAATGGCGCGCATCACCGTCACCGTCGATGGCATGAGGTTCACCCACGAGGTCGAACCCCGAACCCTGCTGGTGCACTACCTCCGCGAGACGGTCGGCAGGACCGGCACCGTGGTCGGGTGCGACAGCAGCAACTGCGGCGCCTGCACCGTGCTCGTCGACGGGGAGAGCATCAAGTCCTGCTCCGTCCTCGCCGTCCAGGCGGACGGCGCCGAGATCGAGACCGTCGAGGGCCTCGCCGCCGGTGACGGCACACTGCACCCGGTCCAGCAGGCCTTCCACGAGCACCACGGGCTCCAGTGCGGGTACTGCACCCCCGGGATGCTCATGCGCACCGTCTGCCTCGTGCGCGAGAACCCGGAGCCGACCGAGGACGAGGTCCGCGAAGGGCTCAAGGGCAACATGTGCCGCTGCACCGGCTACCAGGGGATCGTCTCGGCGGTCATGGCCTACTCGCAGGCCGCCCGCGACGAGGAGGTCGGTCGATGAGCACCGCACCCGATGCGCCGAGCGCGCAGGACGAGCGGACCCCCGAGATCGGGCGCGCCCGCCTGCGCCGCGAGGACGAGCGGGCCCTGACCGGCCGGACCCGGTGGACCGACGACATGACCCTGCCCGGGATGCTCCACCTGTCCGTGCTCCGGTCCCCGGTCGCCCACGCCTCGATCACCGAGCTGGACACCACCGAGGCCGCCCGGGCGCCCGGGGTCGTCGGGGTCTGGACCGGGGAGGACCTGCCCGAGCAGGGGGCGATGCCGACGGCGTGGACCGTCAGCGACGACATGAGGACACCGCCCTACTTCCCGCTGAGCGTCGGATCCGTCAAGCACGTCGGCGACATCGTGGCGGTCGTGGCCGCCACGTCGAAGGAGGCCGCCGACGACGCGCTCGAGCTCATCGACGTCGACTACGACGAGCTCCCCGTGGTCGTCGACCCGATGGTCGCGAAGCAGGAGGGGAGTCCGCTCGTCCACCCGGACCTCGGCACGAACGTGTGTGCCACGTGGGGACTCGACTCGGTCACCCTCGGCACCGGTGGCGACGCCGCCGCGGCGATCCGCGAGGCCGAGTCCGACCCCGACCAGGTCGTGGTGCGGCGCACGCTCCGGCAGAACCGCGTCACGCCCGCCTACATCGAGCCCCGCTCGATCGTCGTCGACCCGACCGCCGAGCAGGTGACGATGTGGTCGGCCACCCAGGTGCCGCACATCGTGCGCATCCTCATGGCGATGACCCAACCCATCGAGGAGCACGAGCTGCGCGTCGTGGCGCCGGACGTCGGTGGCGGGTTCGGGGGCAAGCTGCAGTTCACCCGCGAGGAGGCGCTGGTGCTGCTGATCGCACGGCGGCTGCGCCTGCCCTGCAAGTACACCGAGTCCCGCAGCGAGTCGATGCAGTCGTCGCACCATGCGCGCGACCAGGTGCAGGAGCTGACCCTGGCCGCACGGCGGGACGGCACCATCACCGCCCTGGACGTCGACCTCACCGCGGACATGGGGGCCTACCTGGGCATCCTCACCGCGGGGATCCCGCTGCTGGGCGGATTCATGTTCAACGGGATCTACCGGATCCCGGCCTACTCCTTCCACTGCACCGACGTCTTCACCAACAAGACGATGACCGATGCCTACCGCGGGGCGGGGAAGCCGGAGGCGACCTTCGGCATCGAGCGGATGATGGACGAGCTGGCCGTCGAGCTGGACCTGGACCCGATCGAGGTGCGGCGACGCAACTGGATCAGGCCCGAGGAGTTCCCGTACGCCACCGTGGCCGGCCTGACCTACGACTCCGGCAACTACGACCAGGCCACCGACAAGGCGCTCGCGATGTTCGGCTACGACGAGCTGCGGGCCGAGCAGCGGCGTCGCCGCGAGGCGCAGGACCCCGTCCAGCTCGGCATCGGGGTGTGCACCTTCGTCGAGCTGTCCGGACTGGCCCCCAGCCGCGTGCTCGGAGGCCTGAACTACGGCTCCGGCGGATGGGAGCACTCCACGATCCGGATGCTCCCGACCGGCAAGGTCGAGGTCGTCGCCGGCACCACCTCGCACGGGCAGGGGCACGCCACCGCCTTCTCCCAGATCGTCTCGGACGAGCTGGGCATCCCCTTCGAGGACATCGTCCTCATCAGCGGCGACACCGCGTCCGCCCACAAGGGCATGGACACCTACGGGTCCCGCTCGCTGGTCGTCGGGGGGATGGCGATCGTCGGGGCGGCCCGCAAGGTGGTGGAGAAGGCCCGGCCGATCGCCGCCCACATGCTCGAGGCAAGCACCGACGACCTCGAGTTCGCCGGGGGGAGGTTCTCGGTCAAGGGCACGGGCAGCGGCGTGACCATCCAGGAGATCATGATCAGCACCTGGCTCGCGCACGACCTCCCGGACGGGCTGGAGCCGAACCTGGATGCGGACTGCACCTTCGACCCGGAGAACTTCTCCTACCCCACGGGGACGCACCTGGCGGCCGTCGAGGTCGACACGCAGACCGGGCGGGTGACGGTCCGCGACTACGTCTGCGTCCAGGACGTCGGCGTCCTGGTCAACCCGATGATCGTCGACGGGCAGGTCCACGGCGGACTCACCCAGGGCATCGCCCAGGCGCTGTACGAGGAGATCCAGTACTCCGACGAGGGCCAGCTCACCAGCGGCACCCTCGCCGACTACCTGGTCCCGGCTGCCCCGGACGTCCTGCGCTACCGCACGGACACCACCGTGACCGAGGCGACCACCAATGTCCTGGGGGTCAAGGCGGTGGGCGAGACGGGTGCCACCGCCGCCCCGCCGGCCATCGTCAACGGTGTGCTGGACGCCCTGCGACCGCTCGGGGTCACCGACATCACGATGCCGTGCACCCCGCCGAAGGTCTGGACGGCGATCGACGAGGCGCGACGCACGACCGAGGGACAGGTGACGGCATGAGGCCCGTGGACTTCGACTACACGTCACCGACCACCCTCGAGGAGGTGGTGCGCAGCCTCGACGACGGGGGTGACGAGGCCACCATCATCGGTGGCGGGCAGTCGCTCATGCCGGTGCTGCGCATGCGGATGGCCGACCCGGAGCTCCTCGTCGACCTGCGCAGGGTCCCCGGCATGCGGGAGGTGCGGGAGGAGGGCGACCACGTCGTCGTCGGTGCCATGGCCACCCACCACGCAGTGGCCCACGACGCACTCGTCGCCGCCCATGCCGGGGTCCTGGGCCAGGCCGCGGCGTGCGTGGGGGATCCGCAGATCAGGTACCGGGGGACCGTCGGCGGTTCCCTGGCCCATGCCGACCCGGCGGGCGACATCGCACCCGCCGTGCTGGCGCTCGACGGCGTCATCGAGGTCACCGGTCCCGACGGGGCGAGGACGGTGCCGGCGACGGAGTTCTTCCACGGCCCGTTCACCACGGACCTGCGCGACGGCGAGGTGCTGACCGCCGTTCGACTGCCCAAGCACACGGGGTGGGGGATGCGCTACGAGAAGTTCGCGCACGTGGCCCAGTCCTGGTCCATCGTCGCCGTCGCGGCGGCGGTGCAGGTCGAGGACGGTGCCATCGCCCGCGTGCGCCTGGGGATGGCCAACATGGGGCAGACACCGCTGCGGGCAGAGACGGCCGAAGCAGCGCTGACGGGAGTGCCGCTCCAGGAGCGCGCCGTGCACGACGCGGCCGCGCGTGCCGGCGAGGGAACCTCCCCGCCGGTCGACGCCGCGGGCACCGCCGAGTACCGCCGCCATCTCGCGGGGGTCCTGGCCGGCCGGGCGGTCGCCGCGGCCGCGGGAGTGGCCGGATGAGAAGAAGCCAGTCGGCAGACGCACGGACAGGAGCCTGCGCATGAGTACCAGCACCGCGAAACTCGTCGATCTCAACGCGGACGGTGGTGAGAGCTTCGGTCGGTGGACCCTGGGTGCCGACGAGTCCCTGGCCCCGATGATCTCCTCGCTCAACGTGGCCTGCGGGTGGCACGCCGGTGACCCGGCGACCATGGCCACCTCCGTCGCGCTCGCCAAGGAGCACGGGGTCGGGCTCGGCGCGCACCCGGGTTTCCCCGACCTCACCGGCTTCGGACGCCGCGCGATGGCCTTCTCCCCGACGGAGGCGGCGCAGGCAGTGCTCTACCAGACCGGAGCCCTGCGGGCCTTCGCGGACCAGCTGGGCGTCCCCCTTCGTCACGTCAAGCCCCACGGCAGCCTCTACGGGCTGCTGATGAAGGACGACGACGCGGCCGACGCCGTCGCCGACGCCGTCGCGGAGGTGGACCCGACCCTCTTCATCGTGCTGGAGGCCGGGCACTGCGCCGACCGGCAGCGCGAGCGCGGCCACAAGGTGGCTGCGGAGGCCTTCGCCGACCTCGAGTACACCGACGACGGGCACATCATCATCGACCCGAAGAACCAACGGCGCGACCCCCAGTGGTGCGCCGACCAGGTCGCCGACATCCTCCAGGGGCGGGTCCGGTCGGTCAACGGGGTGGTCTCCTCGATCCGGGCGGACACCGTCTGCCTGCACTCGGACCGACCGGGGGCGGTGGACAACGCCCGTGCCGTCGTCGACCGCATGACCAGCTTGGGGTGGACGATCCGGTCCCTCCACCAGATCGACCAGGAGGGTTCATGAGCCAACCGGTGCAGCTGCCTCCCGCGCGCTACGAGCACGGGGGAGACGAGTTCATCTTCGTCGAGATCGCCGAGGAGATGAGCATGGAGGCCAACATCAAGGCCACGCTCATCACCCAGGAGCTCGAGAGCAGGCAGATGTCGGGACTGGTCGACATCTGCCCCTCCAATGCCTCCTACCTCGTGCGCTTCGACCCCGACGTCATCCCCCCGGCGGACCTCATGGCGCTCCTGAAGGACCTGGAGGGGCGCTTCCAGGAGGTGCCCGAGGGGTTCACGCTGCAGACCCGCGTCGTGGACGTGCCGGTGCTCTACAACGACCCCTGGACGCACGAGGCGATGATGCGCTTCCGCGACCGGCACCAGGACCCGGAGTCGACCGATCTGGAGTACGGCGCCCGCACCAACGGCTTCGACAGCGTCGAGGCCTTCATCGAGCACCTGGCCGGGAACCCGTGGATCGTCACCATGCTCGGCTTCGTCCCGGGCCTGCCGTTCTGCTACCAGCTCGAGCCG
Proteins encoded in this region:
- a CDS encoding MFS transporter; translation: MAGQAEAVDDPRDVISDAHRWRVLWVLLVAIFMSLVGVSIVNVALPSIQEGLDASDSDAQWVLAGYALTFGVVLVAAGRAGDLMGRGGLFVLGVGVFTLASVAAGLAPNADALNAARFVQGVGSGLVNPQGVGMIQQYFRGAERGRAFGYFGSVVGVAVGIGPVLGGLLIQLGGPEIGWRLTFLVNVPVGLLCLALALRWFPRPLLRRVPAATDPGAPKASRSLDPVGSLLLGLAVLATMFPFVEGRSSGWLWLLLPVGVLLAWVWVKWEQHYRATGRSPMVNLDIFGIRSFTNGSIIVMLYFLGMTSIWVLVAMYLQEGAGRSALQAGLVGVPSAFISAVAAHWAGSRVIRYGRKVVIGGLLFALAGLALSIAVVLLRAQGLASEWWLVLSLAFIGVAQGAVISPNQTLTLADVPLDYAGSSGAVMQTGQRIGTSIGIAVITSAAFAALGVSGSWSVAFVVGFGLIGLVVLVALAFAVKDQRDRTAG
- a CDS encoding cysteine desulfurase family protein — encoded protein: MTTYLDHAATTPMLPAARAAMVEQLAITGNASSLHGPGRDARRTVEESREQIAAALGARPSEIVFTSGGTEADNLAITGSFRSARAADARRTRIVASAVEHHAVLDPIDHAVEHEGAQATFVVPGECGTVQPSAVREAIETDPTDVAAVSVMWANNEVGTVQDVAAMAEIAHEHGLAFHTDAVQAAGHLPVDFAASGVDLMSVSAHKLGGPIGIGALVARRDARLIALSHGGGQERGIRSGTLDVASIRAFAVALTESVERREEEAARIGGLRDRFLTGTQQLDLGIRVTGCWKVGDVTTRLPGNAHITIPGCEGDSMLYLLDAAGVAVSTGSACQAGIPQPSHVVLAMGRSEGEARGSLRVSFGATSTEADVERVLAALPEAVDRARRASGAA
- a CDS encoding SDR family oxidoreductase, giving the protein MAETPLSGSVALVAGATRGAGRALAVELARAGAFVHASGRSSRTSGASEIERPETIEDTLDLVREAGGDGVAERVDHTRPEEVRALVERIRERHGRLDVLVNDIFGGDRYAQFGTPLWEHDLEGGLRMLRMGIDTHVITSALALPLVLESGGGLLVEMTDGPSEVNREYRQGVGFYYDYVKGCIDRLVTSLSAELAEQPVTVVGVTPGWLRSEAMLEAFGVTEETWAEAAERVPGFGASETPTYVARGVAALAADADAARHHGAVLTARQLSDAYGVTDVDGSRPDCWGLIRDLGWHDQPTGLLPDYR
- a CDS encoding (2Fe-2S)-binding protein, translated to MARITVTVDGMRFTHEVEPRTLLVHYLRETVGRTGTVVGCDSSNCGACTVLVDGESIKSCSVLAVQADGAEIETVEGLAAGDGTLHPVQQAFHEHHGLQCGYCTPGMLMRTVCLVRENPEPTEDEVREGLKGNMCRCTGYQGIVSAVMAYSQAARDEEVGR
- a CDS encoding methionine synthase, whose translation is MTLASGVGSWPGERPREATVAVRDLLGDGIPHLPELPARGPGADIIGRGAALLTDLHVETQPYGWRFTDRSGRDEGRARALLREDLDELAEAYDGWTGPLKLQVAGPWTLGASIELPRGERAVHDPGARRDIAGALAEGVRQHVADVERLVPGAAVIVQVDEPGLPAVLEGRLPTQSGYGRLRAVDRGEVRDGLRTVLGALEGHTTLVHCCSGDVPVTLLRETGADGISLDTSLVDGPRWEQLAEAVEAGVTLWAGAVPTSGGTDWRTARDRLVAAWHRIGLPDAALGDLVVTPACGLAGGPPFEQVGTQSAVDALRTTRDLATALSDVAAG
- a CDS encoding DNA polymerase IV, with protein sequence MTGWVLHVDMDEFLAAVEVLRHPELAGRPVVVGGRGDPSERAVVSTASYAARELGVRSGMPLKIAVRKAPDAVFLSVDFPVYEAASAQVMGTLRAFPGAVVEVLGWDEAFVGVDTEDPEGSAHAIRAAVHEATGLHCSVGIGDTKVRAKVATGFGKPGGVYRLTRRTWLEVMGERPTTALWGVGPRIGARLSGLGIETVADLAAAPTQVLVEEFGPRTGPHIGLLGRGEGSAVVDDTPHVARAHGHETTFQQDLTEPAAIERAVRALAAQVATDLRGEGRACSRVHLKVRFAPFFTVVRVRKLGEPTFDADTIAGTALDLLRALEDPRPIRLLGVRGEMVAPHGGLDREPRD
- the mnmA gene encoding tRNA 2-thiouridine(34) synthase MnmA, whose product is MRVVAAMSGGVDSAVAASRMIEAGHDVVGVHLALAKDAKTLREGARGCCTIEDAGDARRVADRLGIPFYVWDMATPFDRDVVEDFVAEYEAGRTPNPCLRCNEKIKFAALLDKALALGFDAVATGHYAQIVDGPHGRELHRAVDDAKDQSYVLGVLDEEQLARAFFPLGDTTKPDIRAEAAERGFAVAKKPDSHDICFISDGDTRGWLTQRLGEREGEIVDEGSGEVVGEHRGAYGFTVGQRRGLGLDRSGLDGQPRYVTRVEAESNRVFIGTADLLGTDLIEADHVRWCGPAASGSHRLGAQIRAHGEEIPALAEVVDGEGGARLLVRLDTAVRGAAPGQSIVLYDGTRVVGSGTIARASRSASPAGGGELADESPAPARSSSGRAAGEA